In Neisseria brasiliensis, the following proteins share a genomic window:
- the thiM gene encoding hydroxyethylthiazole kinase: MNFAYLDHMRARNPLVHSITNTVAAHFTANGLLAAGASPIMANEPDEMADMAAICDALLINIGTLEQSTIAAMFAAGKAANARGIPVVLDPVGVAATPLRRETVARLLEKIKFAAIRGNAAEIGFIAGEAWQGKGVDAGQGAVNAAQIAAAVAQKYQCIVAVSGETDYVSDGQSTFAVNNNTPLFPKITASGCLLGAVIAAFLATEQGDDLAAVTAACTFYAVAGEAAAQGLDERQSGTFGVKLIDSLAITSAQDLADKARVEAV, from the coding sequence ATGAATTTTGCCTATCTTGACCACATGCGCGCGCGCAATCCTTTGGTGCACAGCATCACCAATACCGTGGCCGCGCATTTCACCGCCAACGGTTTGCTGGCGGCGGGGGCTTCGCCGATTATGGCCAACGAGCCTGATGAAATGGCGGATATGGCGGCGATTTGCGATGCTTTGCTGATTAACATCGGCACATTGGAACAATCCACCATCGCGGCGATGTTTGCCGCCGGAAAAGCGGCCAATGCGCGTGGCATTCCGGTGGTGCTTGACCCTGTGGGCGTGGCCGCGACGCCGTTGCGCCGTGAAACCGTGGCGCGTTTGCTTGAAAAAATTAAGTTTGCAGCGATACGGGGCAATGCGGCGGAAATTGGTTTTATTGCCGGAGAAGCATGGCAGGGCAAAGGTGTGGATGCGGGGCAAGGTGCGGTCAACGCGGCGCAGATTGCGGCAGCGGTGGCGCAGAAATATCAATGTATTGTGGCGGTAAGCGGCGAGACGGATTATGTTTCAGACGGCCAATCGACATTTGCCGTGAACAACAACACGCCGCTGTTTCCGAAGATTACCGCATCAGGCTGCTTGCTCGGTGCTGTGATTGCGGCATTTTTGGCAACGGAGCAGGGCGATGATTTGGCTGCGGTCACAGCCGCTTGCACCTTTTACGCCGTTGCCGGAGAAGCCGCCGCACAGGGTTTGGATGAACGCCAAAGCGGCACGTTTGGCGTGAAGCTAATCGACAGCTTAGCCATAACGAGCGCGCAAGATTTGGCCGACAAAGCGCGTGTTGAGGCCGTCTGA